One segment of Candidatus Scalindua japonica DNA contains the following:
- a CDS encoding BrnA antitoxin family protein, producing MKKEYDLSKLKLKKNPYAKRLKKQITIRLDAEIIDYFKGIGEENDISYQSLINLYLRDCVKAQRNL from the coding sequence ATGAAAAAAGAATATGATTTGTCGAAATTAAAATTAAAAAAGAATCCTTATGCTAAAAGACTTAAAAAGCAAATCACTATTAGATTAGACGCAGAAATCATTGATTATTTTAAAGGCATTGGAGAGGAAAATGATATTTCATATCAATCATTAATTAACTTGTATCTTAGAGATTGTGTAAAAGCGCAAAGAAACCTTTAA
- a CDS encoding DUF3034 family protein, with protein sequence MKKIFIISCLGCIMLFMTALTMFAEEKVKAPPLPLQNVEGFGGILLTGSAYLINPPEEGKVFGLPSLGITYANVGDGRHMEAFTVNETLWGRFELGYALNHFGLGKLPEDIETATGVNTIEDSVYLHNFNARLQLLQEGEFKKSWMPALTLGIHYKKNEDTSVIDKRLGGVFSDIGIEDNDGVDVTLYASKMITSLSRPLMLNAGIRSTEAAQIGLFGFTDERRTVFEGNFGVLVLDNLVIGGEYRQKPDEFDAISGLVEEEDDWWDGFITYIASDNLTMSVAFANFGDVFNHEANNVWGIKFKWEF encoded by the coding sequence ATGAAGAAAATATTTATAATCAGTTGTCTGGGTTGCATTATGCTCTTTATGACAGCTCTAACTATGTTTGCAGAAGAAAAAGTGAAGGCGCCGCCACTCCCACTGCAAAATGTTGAAGGGTTTGGAGGAATCCTCCTGACCGGCTCTGCCTATCTGATAAATCCACCAGAAGAAGGCAAGGTTTTCGGGCTGCCAAGTTTGGGTATTACATACGCAAACGTTGGTGATGGGAGACACATGGAGGCCTTCACCGTGAATGAGACTTTGTGGGGCCGTTTTGAATTGGGATACGCCTTGAACCATTTTGGTTTAGGTAAATTGCCCGAGGACATTGAGACGGCAACTGGTGTTAATACTATCGAAGACTCAGTATATCTGCACAATTTTAACGCCAGGCTCCAACTCCTGCAGGAAGGCGAATTCAAGAAATCCTGGATGCCGGCCCTGACATTAGGCATACACTATAAGAAAAACGAAGACACCTCAGTCATAGACAAACGTTTGGGGGGAGTGTTTAGTGATATAGGTATCGAGGATAACGACGGTGTTGATGTAACTCTTTATGCGTCTAAGATGATTACATCCCTGTCGCGCCCTCTAATGCTAAACGCGGGTATCCGTTCTACGGAAGCTGCCCAGATTGGCCTGTTTGGTTTTACTGATGAACGGAGAACCGTCTTTGAAGGTAACTTTGGCGTCCTGGTATTAGACAATCTTGTAATCGGCGGTGAGTACCGTCAGAAACCTGATGAATTCGACGCTATATCGGGACTCGTAGAAGAAGAGGACGATTGGTGGGACGGTTTTATAACTTACATAGCCAGTGACAATTTAACCATGTCCGTAGCTTTCGCTAACTTCGGTGACGTCTTTAATCATGAGGCGAACAACGTTTGGGGAATAAAATTCAAATGGGAATTCTAA
- a CDS encoding SulP family inorganic anion transporter: protein MAKIERGTIKHGIFSHLKQDIPASIVVLFVALPLCLGISLASGAPLFSGLIAGIIGGIVVGSISDSAHGVSGPAAGLAVVVFEALHSMSFEIFLLAVVIGGALQIILGLSRAGIIGYFFPSAAIKGMLSGIGIIIILKQIPHAFGYDKEWMGNDAFVQLGGENTFTLIGKVLLGHITPGAVLIAAISVAILLLWELYLTKKYQNVFKLIQGPIVVVAAAICCQLITKNYFPQFTLGSENLVSVPVAGSLSSFFGLFTFPDFSQLGNKAVYVLAVTIAIVASLETLLCVEATDKLDTHKRVTSTNRELFAQGAGNMLSGMIGGLPITQVIVRSSANMQAGSRTKLSTILHGIFLLICVALLPSVLNLIPLSALACILIMVGYKLSKPSIFVETYRLGWDQFLPFIVTILGIVFVDLLVGLGLGCSVGAVVVLIRNYKNSHFLHIHPGEGEKQLIITMAEDVNFLNKGAIIKELARIPKETDLTIDMSKCYSIDYDVREVVEDFIKSATDRGINVRLKPPLVKTYGKEDIYSEKLDKWILALPVKNKALPV from the coding sequence ATGGCTAAGATTGAAAGAGGAACAATAAAGCATGGGATTTTTTCTCATCTCAAACAAGACATTCCGGCAAGTATTGTAGTACTGTTTGTAGCACTGCCGCTTTGTCTCGGAATCTCATTGGCAAGTGGAGCGCCTCTGTTCTCAGGTCTTATTGCCGGAATAATTGGTGGTATAGTTGTGGGGTCTATAAGCGACTCCGCCCATGGAGTCAGCGGCCCGGCGGCAGGCCTGGCTGTAGTTGTGTTTGAAGCGCTGCATTCAATGTCTTTCGAGATATTTTTACTTGCCGTTGTCATAGGGGGAGCGCTGCAAATAATACTGGGTTTATCTAGAGCAGGAATTATCGGATATTTTTTCCCCTCTGCGGCTATAAAAGGGATGCTCTCCGGTATCGGTATCATCATCATCCTGAAACAGATACCTCACGCGTTTGGATATGATAAGGAGTGGATGGGTAATGATGCTTTTGTCCAATTGGGCGGTGAAAACACGTTTACATTAATTGGAAAAGTTCTTCTTGGACATATAACACCTGGAGCAGTATTAATTGCTGCTATTTCAGTAGCGATTTTGTTGTTATGGGAATTGTATCTGACAAAAAAATATCAAAATGTGTTTAAATTAATACAAGGACCAATCGTCGTAGTAGCGGCTGCTATTTGTTGTCAGTTGATAACAAAAAATTACTTTCCTCAATTTACTTTAGGTTCAGAGAACCTGGTAAGTGTGCCGGTTGCCGGCAGTTTATCATCATTCTTTGGCCTGTTTACCTTTCCTGATTTCAGCCAGTTAGGCAATAAGGCCGTTTATGTTTTAGCTGTCACAATTGCGATTGTTGCCAGTTTAGAAACACTTTTGTGTGTGGAGGCGACTGATAAACTGGATACCCACAAGAGAGTTACGTCAACCAACCGGGAGTTGTTTGCCCAAGGTGCCGGAAACATGCTTTCAGGAATGATTGGCGGGTTGCCAATTACACAGGTAATCGTTCGAAGCTCTGCCAATATGCAAGCCGGTTCAAGAACGAAACTATCTACCATTCTTCATGGGATTTTTCTGTTGATATGTGTAGCGCTACTTCCAAGTGTACTTAATCTTATACCCTTATCCGCTCTTGCATGCATTTTAATAATGGTCGGATATAAACTATCTAAGCCCAGTATATTTGTAGAGACATATAGACTGGGATGGGATCAATTTCTGCCGTTTATCGTCACTATTCTTGGGATTGTATTTGTTGATCTACTCGTGGGGCTTGGACTTGGGTGTTCAGTAGGCGCTGTTGTTGTCTTAATCCGTAACTACAAAAATTCTCATTTCTTACATATACACCCAGGTGAAGGAGAAAAGCAGTTAATAATTACCATGGCTGAAGATGTCAACTTTCTCAATAAAGGGGCAATTATAAAAGAACTGGCCAGAATACCTAAAGAGACAGATCTGACCATCGATATGAGCAAATGCTATAGCATTGATTATGATGTTAGAGAAGTCGTAGAAGATTTCATTAAATCAGCAACCGATAGAGGTATTAATGTAAGACTGAAACCGCCATTGGTGAAAACTTATGGTAAAGAAGATATCTATTCTGAAAAACTTGATAAATGGATATTAGCCCTGCCAGTCAAAAACAAAGCACTACCGGTATAA
- the can gene encoding carbonate dehydratase, protein MKVLKHLFDNNRNWADKIIETDPGFFTLLSKQQNPDYLWIGCSDSRVPANQVIGLMPGKLFVHRNIANLVIHTDLSCLSVIQFAVDVLKVKHIIVCGHYGCGGIKAAMDNNQHGLIDNWLRHVKDVYRIHEDKFDLDQSENEKHKLLCELNVVEQVNNICHTTIVQNAWEAGQELVVHGWVYDLEIGLLKDLNACISSREEERNKFHEKEIINSYV, encoded by the coding sequence ATGAAAGTATTAAAGCATCTTTTTGATAACAACAGGAACTGGGCAGACAAAATAATAGAAACCGATCCTGGTTTTTTCACATTACTTTCTAAACAACAAAACCCTGACTACTTATGGATTGGTTGCTCTGACAGCCGTGTACCCGCAAATCAAGTTATTGGTCTGATGCCTGGAAAGCTCTTTGTACACCGTAATATTGCTAATCTTGTAATACATACTGACCTAAGCTGTTTATCAGTCATTCAATTTGCTGTTGATGTATTAAAGGTGAAACATATTATAGTTTGCGGCCATTACGGTTGTGGAGGCATTAAAGCCGCTATGGACAATAACCAACATGGACTGATCGATAATTGGCTACGGCACGTTAAAGATGTGTACCGCATTCATGAAGACAAATTTGACTTAGATCAAAGTGAAAACGAAAAACATAAACTGCTATGTGAACTTAATGTAGTTGAGCAGGTAAACAATATATGTCACACAACAATTGTTCAGAATGCGTGGGAGGCTGGACAGGAGTTGGTGGTTCATGGCTGGGTGTACGACCTTGAAATTGGTCTATTAAAGGATTTGAATGCTTGCATCTCCAGTAGAGAAGAAGAGAGAAACAAGTTTCACGAAAAGGAAATTATTAATTCCTATGTATGA
- a CDS encoding IS91 family transposase: MISLSSIIETFIADFITLYHGSILPSQFKALAAMKDCRTTQSRVMLVQCNDCEKQVFVPHSCLNLYCPHCHSHECHQWLERLLKKEVPADYFMLTFTIPKELRSLAWQHQRLLYSIMIQCCWETVKTFVQNDSVLQGNAGAITVLHTHSRSLDYHPHIHLVMPAGAINQKKKLWSFKKSEGKTRYLFNHKALAKVFRAKMLDAVNKAALTLPVNYPKTWVVDCKFVGNGEKALVYLGRYLYKGVIQEKDIITCKDGQVTFRYQDSKSKKMLTRTLPGPQFLRLILQHVLPKGFRRTRNFGFLHPNSKRLIALLQYLTGINPNKSSAWFRERPKLTCKCCGGIMKIIKTMIPPSHKSRSFPYKLTKEEAVLVM; the protein is encoded by the coding sequence ATGATATCTCTCTCCTCTATAATTGAGACCTTCATTGCTGACTTTATCACTCTTTATCATGGTTCGATCCTGCCAAGTCAATTCAAAGCCCTGGCAGCCATGAAGGATTGTCGCACTACGCAAAGCCGCGTCATGCTGGTCCAATGTAATGACTGTGAAAAACAGGTTTTTGTACCGCACTCCTGCCTTAACCTGTATTGTCCTCATTGTCATAGTCATGAGTGTCATCAATGGTTGGAGCGTCTTTTGAAAAAAGAAGTGCCTGCTGACTATTTTATGCTCACCTTTACTATACCCAAAGAGCTTCGATCATTAGCATGGCAGCATCAACGCTTGCTTTACTCGATAATGATACAGTGTTGTTGGGAAACCGTAAAAACCTTTGTCCAAAATGACAGCGTATTACAAGGAAACGCTGGAGCCATCACTGTTTTGCACACCCACTCTCGCTCTCTCGATTACCACCCGCATATCCATCTGGTAATGCCAGCCGGGGCCATCAATCAGAAGAAAAAGCTTTGGAGCTTCAAAAAAAGCGAAGGAAAGACGCGGTACCTTTTCAATCACAAAGCGCTGGCTAAAGTGTTTCGAGCAAAAATGCTCGATGCCGTGAACAAAGCGGCTCTTACGCTTCCAGTTAATTATCCCAAAACATGGGTCGTCGATTGCAAATTTGTCGGCAACGGTGAAAAGGCACTGGTCTATCTTGGTCGTTATCTCTACAAAGGGGTCATTCAAGAGAAAGATATTATTACGTGCAAAGATGGTCAGGTGACCTTTCGTTACCAGGATAGTAAGAGCAAAAAAATGCTCACAAGAACACTTCCCGGCCCGCAGTTTCTCAGGTTGATTCTCCAGCATGTTCTACCCAAAGGTTTCAGGCGAACACGGAACTTTGGTTTCCTCCACCCTAATAGCAAACGCTTGATTGCATTGCTTCAGTACCTTACCGGTATCAACCCGAATAAGTCGTCAGCCTGGTTCAGAGAGCGTCCAAAGCTTACGTGCAAATGCTGTGGAGGAATAATGAAGATCATAAAAACGATGATACCTCCATCACACAAATCCAGGTCTTTCCCCTACAAGTTAACAAAAGAGGAGGCTGTTCTGGTTATGTAA
- a CDS encoding transposase zinc-binding domain-containing protein → MEYVSGIKIRDIFLHNGNWWKFFLKNHRLIRVSIITNVLKLLVCRTRFLGYHLIVCPKCFYKKKIPHSCLVRTGTGG, encoded by the coding sequence ATGGAATATGTTAGTGGCATAAAGATAAGAGACATTTTCTTACACAATGGTAATTGGTGGAAATTTTTCCTTAAAAACCATCGCTTAATCAGGGTAAGTATTATAACCAATGTCCTAAAACTTCTCGTATGCAGAACACGCTTTTTAGGATATCATCTTATTGTATGTCCTAAGTGTTTCTACAAAAAGAAAATCCCTCACTCCTGCCTCGTCCGTACCGGCACGGGCGGGTAA
- a CDS encoding BrnT family toxin codes for MSKLDFEWNPKKNISNIKKHKVSFEEAKTVFLDENAAIAYNPDHSINEERFIIIGFSSFGRLILVCFCEKNNGNTIRIISARKLTKKELKDFNRRWVR; via the coding sequence ATGAGTAAATTAGATTTTGAATGGAACCCTAAAAAAAATATATCTAACATCAAAAAGCACAAGGTATCATTTGAAGAAGCAAAAACTGTATTTTTAGATGAGAATGCAGCTATTGCTTATAATCCTGACCATTCAATAAATGAAGAGCGATTTATTATTATTGGCTTCAGTTCATTTGGCCGTCTTATTTTAGTTTGCTTTTGTGAAAAAAATAACGGCAATACAATTAGAATTATATCAGCAAGGAAATTAACGAAGAAAGAGTTAAAAGATTTTAATAGGAGGTGGGTAAGATGA
- a CDS encoding phage integrase N-terminal SAM-like domain-containing protein, with amino-acid sequence MKTLSQSDFNKYYQTQLKHLRLKGLRPKTIEAYSRAIRRIGDYFDNQIHDLSEQQLLDYFSNLLNTHSWSAVN; translated from the coding sequence ATGAAAACATTATCTCAATCCGATTTCAACAAATATTACCAAACGCAACTAAAGCACCTACGCTTGAAAGGACTCCGGCCAAAAACAATCGAGGCTTATTCACGTGCCATCCGACGGATCGGTGATTATTTTGACAATCAGATACACGATCTATCTGAACAGCAACTACTTGACTATTTTTCCAATCTCCTCAATACCCATTCATGGAGCGCAGTAAATTAG
- a CDS encoding IS630 family transposase, with protein MENIDARKLSTETQQQIRNQSIRLRKSGKTYREISEITGIHLNTIARWCKAYQRKGAKAIQIKRRGRRVGNCRTLTPEREREIQKIIYEKCPDQLKFSFALWTRKAVQQLIKQLCCFDMPVRTVGEYLKRWGFTPQKPLRRAYKQNSKAVNEWLDKEYPAIAQKAKKEKAEIHWGDETGLCNDSYHGRSYAPRGQTPAIRLHPRCKRVNLISTVTNQGKVRFMVYKDKMNSSTLIKFMKRLIKDSTRKIFLVLDNLKVHHSHIVRNWRQKHKEQIEVFFLPSYSPELNPDEYLNCDLKAGVHSKTPARTKEQLKNKAISHLRKLQKSPGRVRKYFKHPKIAYAA; from the coding sequence ATGGAAAATATCGATGCACGAAAACTTTCAACAGAAACCCAGCAACAAATACGTAACCAATCAATTCGACTCAGAAAGTCTGGAAAAACCTACAGAGAAATATCAGAGATTACCGGTATTCATCTAAATACTATTGCCAGATGGTGTAAAGCTTATCAGCGTAAAGGTGCTAAAGCTATTCAAATTAAGAGAAGGGGTAGACGAGTGGGTAACTGCCGAACATTGACCCCGGAGCGAGAAAGAGAAATCCAGAAAATTATTTATGAGAAGTGTCCTGATCAGCTTAAATTTTCTTTTGCATTGTGGACTCGTAAAGCAGTTCAGCAGTTAATCAAACAACTCTGTTGCTTTGATATGCCGGTACGAACTGTAGGTGAATATTTAAAACGATGGGGTTTTACGCCTCAAAAGCCATTACGCAGAGCTTACAAGCAGAATTCTAAAGCCGTTAATGAATGGCTGGATAAAGAGTATCCTGCAATTGCACAAAAAGCTAAAAAAGAAAAAGCAGAAATCCACTGGGGAGATGAAACGGGACTTTGTAATGACAGTTATCACGGCAGAAGCTATGCACCACGAGGGCAAACACCCGCGATTCGCCTTCACCCCAGGTGCAAACGGGTGAATTTGATTTCTACAGTTACGAATCAAGGCAAGGTAAGATTTATGGTATATAAGGATAAAATGAATTCTAGTACTCTTATAAAATTTATGAAACGCCTTATCAAAGATTCAACAAGAAAGATATTTCTGGTTCTTGATAATTTAAAGGTTCATCATAGTCACATTGTAAGGAATTGGCGACAAAAGCATAAAGAGCAAATAGAGGTTTTCTTTTTACCCTCTTACTCCCCGGAGTTAAATCCAGATGAGTATTTAAATTGTGATTTAAAAGCAGGTGTACATTCCAAAACGCCTGCAAGAACAAAAGAGCAACTCAAGAATAAGGCAATATCTCATCTGAGAAAACTTCAAAAGTCTCCGGGCAGAGTAAGGAAATACTTTAAACATCCAAAAATTGCGTATGCTGCATAG
- a CDS encoding IS91 family transposase → MYVLSVSTKRKSLTPASSVPARAGKSKFCSSCGKKATDVWIKTQFDTLPRTKWQHITFTIDERLWPFFWYNRYLINKIPAIAADIIKTLSAEKNFLPGIFIAIHTFGRNLKRNPHIHLSTTVGGLRISNNHKSWVKSAFFHHAVLKAKWKHAIISLLLNEFKQDNLQLPNNLKHIKSIQSFYSWLQISYNKTWVVHLQKPSSNMKQNVEYLGKYLKRPPIGETRIKNYDEKLVTYQFLDHYTNTTQHLKLPVHDFIARLISHVPDKHFRNIRYYGFLYNRTSSTLLPIACKLLNMTRSIISKAAIRWKDMIKNTFFFDPTSCPCCKTQMLFSHCTFAKFNIISKHKEIAHGYFPLL, encoded by the coding sequence TTGTATGTCCTAAGTGTTTCTACAAAAAGAAAATCCCTCACTCCTGCCTCGTCCGTACCGGCACGGGCGGGTAAATCAAAATTTTGTTCTTCTTGTGGTAAAAAAGCCACAGACGTCTGGATTAAAACACAATTTGATACTCTTCCCAGAACTAAATGGCAACACATTACTTTCACTATAGATGAACGCCTCTGGCCATTTTTCTGGTATAACCGATACCTTATCAATAAGATACCTGCCATTGCCGCTGATATTATAAAAACACTTTCAGCCGAAAAAAATTTCCTTCCAGGCATCTTTATTGCCATCCATACTTTCGGAAGAAATTTAAAACGAAACCCGCACATTCATCTCTCCACTACTGTGGGCGGACTTAGGATTTCTAATAATCATAAATCATGGGTTAAATCTGCTTTTTTTCACCATGCTGTTCTCAAAGCAAAATGGAAACATGCAATTATTTCTCTCTTACTTAATGAATTCAAGCAAGACAACCTGCAATTACCAAACAATCTAAAACATATCAAATCAATACAGTCTTTTTACTCATGGCTCCAAATCTCTTACAACAAAACATGGGTTGTACATCTTCAAAAGCCATCATCCAACATGAAACAAAATGTTGAATATCTCGGTAAATACCTCAAACGGCCTCCTATCGGTGAAACAAGAATAAAAAACTATGATGAAAAACTCGTCACTTATCAATTTCTAGATCATTACACCAACACGACTCAACACCTGAAACTACCCGTACACGACTTTATTGCCAGGCTAATATCTCATGTCCCAGATAAACATTTCAGAAATATTCGTTACTATGGTTTCCTCTACAACAGGACATCATCAACGCTTCTACCTATCGCTTGCAAATTGCTTAATATGACTCGCAGCATCATTTCAAAAGCCGCTATCCGATGGAAAGACATGATCAAAAATACTTTCTTTTTTGACCCAACTTCCTGCCCTTGCTGTAAAACTCAAATGCTGTTCTCTCATTGTACATTTGCCAAATTTAATATCATCTCTAAACATAAGGAGATTGCCCATGGATATTTCCCACTGCTTTAA
- a CDS encoding antitoxin: MKNLKLDKEEKALLESVEKGEWVSIKNKNREISKYIEMAKSSFKKDRRINLRMSSKDVIALQTKALEEGIPYQTLMSSVLHKFVTGRLIEKKI; this comes from the coding sequence ATGAAAAACTTAAAATTAGACAAAGAGGAAAAAGCCCTATTAGAATCTGTCGAAAAAGGTGAGTGGGTATCAATAAAAAATAAAAATAGAGAAATATCAAAATATATAGAAATGGCAAAATCCTCTTTCAAAAAAGATAGACGTATTAATCTACGCATGTCTAGTAAGGATGTAATAGCATTACAAACAAAAGCATTAGAAGAAGGAATACCATATCAAACGTTAATGTCGAGCGTATTACATAAGTTTGTAACAGGCCGTTTAATCGAAAAAAAAATATAA
- a CDS encoding YhgN family NAAT transporter, translating into MIEIRSTVLSSAMVLFLVMDPLGNLPLFLTLLKDYSKKRRMVIIIREVFIALAILTFFLFFGQVFLDFLHLQQESVSIAGGIVLFIIAIRMIFPPENGVMGAKSQGEPFIVPLAIPLIAGPSTLATLILMVRSDPTRMMEWSLALLIAWTANAVILLFAPILYKILRQRGLMAMERLMGMILIMISVQMLLNGIKNLLQ; encoded by the coding sequence ATGATAGAAATAAGAAGTACTGTTCTTTCGTCGGCAATGGTTTTGTTTCTTGTTATGGATCCATTAGGAAACTTACCACTTTTTTTAACTTTATTGAAAGATTACAGCAAAAAACGTCGTATGGTAATAATAATCAGGGAAGTGTTTATTGCTTTGGCTATCTTAACATTCTTTCTGTTTTTTGGTCAAGTTTTTTTAGATTTTTTACATTTACAACAAGAATCGGTTAGCATTGCCGGCGGTATTGTTTTATTCATTATTGCTATCCGTATGATTTTTCCGCCAGAGAATGGTGTTATGGGAGCTAAATCGCAAGGGGAACCGTTTATTGTCCCGTTGGCAATTCCACTTATCGCGGGACCATCGACACTTGCCACATTAATTTTGATGGTACGAAGCGATCCCACACGAATGATGGAATGGTCGTTGGCTTTGCTAATTGCTTGGACAGCAAATGCAGTTATACTATTATTCGCGCCAATTTTGTATAAAATATTAAGGCAAAGAGGACTCATGGCTATGGAGCGTTTGATGGGGATGATACTGATTATGATTTCTGTTCAAATGCTGCTTAACGGGATTAAAAACTTGCTGCAATAA
- a CDS encoding BrnT family toxin: MKVYSWNTEKNEKLKAERGITFEKVMLYIENGWLLDIINHPNHKEYLEQKIFIVNIDDYAYLVPFVESENEIFLKTVIPSRKMTKKYIHREV, from the coding sequence ATGAAGGTTTATTCGTGGAATACTGAAAAAAATGAAAAGTTGAAGGCAGAAAGGGGCATCACTTTTGAAAAAGTCATGCTTTATATTGAGAATGGATGGTTATTAGACATAATAAATCATCCAAATCACAAAGAGTATTTGGAACAAAAAATATTTATAGTGAATATTGATGATTACGCATATTTAGTTCCATTTGTTGAAAGTGAAAATGAAATATTTTTAAAAACCGTTATCCCAAGTCGAAAAATGACAAAAAAATATATTCATAGGGAGGTATGA
- a CDS encoding ISL3 family transposase yields MSTLNILPYFPFDRVRIIKQSVSSDADMSQLTAIPDHRFSPKCHVCGSKAQRIHSYQKRSIRDLNMGSTRVWINCSCRKVMCAPCDRITVEDLEFFEPYIRVTRRLALFIYQLCKVLTVKDVATHFGINWKTVKTIDKYFLEQQYGETGYNGLRVLAVDEIAISKGHHYMTVVLDYVSGRVVWVGKGRTKETLIDFFNGMTNKQRQTIEAIAMDMRDPYIHTVKSQVPHVKIVFDLFHVVSSFGKVIDKVRNAEFRKATKQDKDIFVGSKYILLKNKRNIRKKDHR; encoded by the coding sequence ATGTCCACGTTGAATATTTTACCATATTTTCCTTTTGACCGAGTACGAATTATTAAGCAATCGGTTTCATCTGATGCAGATATGTCACAACTTACGGCAATACCGGATCATCGATTTAGTCCTAAATGCCATGTGTGTGGCAGTAAAGCACAACGTATTCATAGCTACCAGAAGCGGTCTATCCGTGATCTGAATATGGGTTCGACACGTGTATGGATAAACTGTTCTTGTCGTAAGGTTATGTGTGCACCATGTGACCGAATAACTGTTGAAGATCTGGAGTTTTTTGAACCATACATTCGTGTCACTCGTCGTTTAGCATTGTTTATTTATCAGTTGTGTAAAGTTTTAACGGTAAAAGATGTTGCAACACATTTTGGAATTAACTGGAAAACCGTTAAAACTATCGATAAGTATTTTCTTGAGCAACAATACGGAGAAACAGGCTATAATGGTCTTCGTGTACTGGCAGTTGACGAAATAGCTATTTCTAAGGGACATCACTACATGACAGTTGTTTTGGACTATGTCAGTGGCCGGGTGGTCTGGGTTGGAAAAGGTCGAACCAAAGAAACCTTGATAGACTTCTTTAACGGTATGACCAATAAACAAAGACAAACCATAGAAGCGATAGCGATGGATATGCGGGATCCATATATTCATACGGTAAAAAGCCAGGTACCTCATGTGAAGATAGTCTTCGACCTTTTCCATGTAGTTTCAAGTTTTGGCAAAGTTATTGATAAAGTGCGCAATGCCGAATTCCGTAAAGCCACAAAACAGGATAAAGATATATTTGTAGGCTCGAAATACATTCTTTTAAAGAACAAACGAAACATTCGCAAGAAAGATCATCGATAG
- a CDS encoding winged helix-turn-helix transcriptional regulator — MKLTKNEIRVLKLLVENPLAINSDVSKKLKITSQAVGKIRKQLYEKGVIKNHELRLNYNKLDINILSIALIKILPSVFKIFKNNELDKVVRPVNAIRSYAIRETDVTHIIIYAFRDIEEYDTYFKDILDEFSDYVEIKHSFVLSSKSVLKSSSMDMLLKVLGEYRMNNK, encoded by the coding sequence ATGAAACTAACTAAAAACGAAATACGTGTACTCAAGCTGCTGGTAGAAAACCCGCTAGCGATAAATAGTGATGTTTCGAAGAAGCTTAAGATAACTTCGCAGGCAGTTGGTAAAATAAGAAAACAACTCTACGAAAAAGGTGTTATTAAGAACCATGAACTGAGATTGAATTATAATAAATTAGACATAAACATACTTTCAATTGCTTTGATTAAAATATTGCCCAGTGTCTTCAAAATATTTAAAAATAACGAATTAGACAAGGTGGTAAGGCCGGTAAATGCGATAAGGTCTTATGCAATACGGGAAACTGACGTAACACATATAATAATATATGCATTCAGGGATATTGAAGAGTACGACACATATTTCAAAGATATTTTAGATGAATTCAGTGATTACGTAGAAATAAAACACTCCTTTGTTCTGTCATCAAAAAGCGTATTAAAATCATCATCTATGGATATGCTTTTAAAAGTACTTGGTGAATACAGAATGAATAATAAATAG